The Prevotella melaninogenica nucleotide sequence TTTATCATCAAGAACAACAGCAAACCTCTAAAATGAACACTAACATCATTCATTGATATAAGAGCGGATAATATTTGCCCAAACTTCATAACCTTTATTCGAAAGATGCAGTCCATCACGACAATAGTCTGCGTGCATTTCCTTAGCATTGACACCTAAGAGGGGATGATAGAGGTCGATAAAAACAAGTTTATTGTCATTACAGTAACCCTTTAACTTCTCATTTAACTGAATAATCATATCATCCTTACCCTTAAGTAGTTTCCATACACCAACCTTTTCATTCAAAGGTAAAAGACTTTGTACGTACAGCTTGGTTTGTGGACATGTTGCTCGAATTGTCTCTATGATATTAACAACTCCCTGAAAGATACGATCAACCGTCCAACCATGACTTAAATCATTTGTTCCGCACTCAAAGAAAATCTTACTGGGATTATAAGGCAGAATCTGATTTAAGCGTTTAGAGATTCCACGACTATCATCTCCAATAATCCCTCTATTGATAATCGTTTTCACATTTGGGAAAAAACGATTCCAGTCTTTCCCATATTC carries:
- a CDS encoding GDSL-type esterase/lipase family protein, coding for MSLTCYTSIYMKTKLLFYLFLSVTTLSMHAQNVTYHGSKHYNVRVNQFKQEGSLPDNAIVMLGDSHSEYGKDWNRFFPNVKTIINRGIIGDDSRGISKRLNQILPYNPSKIFFECGTNDLSHGWTVDRIFQGVVNIIETIRATCPQTKLYVQSLLPLNEKVGVWKLLKGKDDMIIQLNEKLKGYCNDNKLVFIDLYHPLLGVNAKEMHADYCRDGLHLSNKGYEVWANIIRSYINE